A stretch of the Verrucomicrobiota bacterium genome encodes the following:
- a CDS encoding succinate dehydrogenase cytochrome b subunit, with the protein MLQFFQSSLGKKYVMAVSGFCLFGFVIGHMAGNLQIFLGHEGPLNHYAHFLQSTPELLWPARIGLLTLVVLHLWSALKLTAENRAARPIGYLGNPPPPAASYASRTMLMSGLIIAAFIAYHLLHFTLKIPSVNLTGQDFRALLDPQTKHPDVYRMMVVGYSNVWVSGFYILGMALLCLHLSHGVSAMFQSIGLRNDRTEKWIDHGARAAAAVIFVGNCSIPIAILLGLLQ; encoded by the coding sequence ATGCTGCAGTTTTTCCAGTCCTCTCTGGGCAAGAAGTACGTCATGGCCGTCAGCGGGTTTTGCCTGTTCGGCTTTGTCATCGGCCACATGGCGGGGAATCTTCAGATTTTCTTGGGGCACGAAGGGCCGCTCAATCACTACGCGCACTTTCTCCAATCGACGCCCGAGTTGCTGTGGCCGGCGCGGATCGGCTTGCTGACCCTGGTTGTTTTGCACCTCTGGTCAGCCTTGAAACTCACGGCGGAAAACAGGGCGGCGCGCCCGATCGGCTACCTGGGAAATCCGCCGCCGCCGGCCGCGAGTTACGCGTCGCGGACGATGCTCATGAGCGGTCTGATCATCGCGGCGTTTATTGCTTACCACTTGTTGCATTTCACACTCAAGATTCCCTCCGTGAATCTGACCGGCCAGGATTTCAGGGCGTTGCTCGACCCCCAGACCAAACACCCGGACGTGTATCGCATGATGGTCGTTGGTTATTCGAATGTCTGGGTATCGGGTTTTTACATCCTGGGCATGGCGCTGCTCTGCCTCCATTTGAGCCACGGCGTCAGCGCCATGTTCCAATCGATCGGCCTCCGGAATGACCGAACTGAAAAATGGATCGATCACGGGGCGAGGGCCGCCGCGGCGGTTATCTTTGTGGGCAACTGCTCGATCCCGATCGCAATCTTGCTCGGCCTGCTCCAATGA